A single Rhinolophus ferrumequinum isolate MPI-CBG mRhiFer1 chromosome 12, mRhiFer1_v1.p, whole genome shotgun sequence DNA region contains:
- the IL11RA gene encoding interleukin-11 receptor subunit alpha isoform X2 — translation MSSSCTGLSRVLVAVATALVSAASSCPQAWGPPGVQYGQSGRSMTLCCPGVTAGAPVSWFRDGETRLLQGPDSGLGHELVLALADSTDEGTYICRTLDGALGGMVTLQLGYPPARPIVSCRAADYENFSCTWSPSQVSGLPTRYLTSYRKKTVPGADGQRVSPSTGPWPCPQDPPGATRCVVHGAEFWSQYRINVTEVNPLGASTRLLDVSLQSILRPDPPQGLRVESVPGYPRRLRASWMYPASWPRQPHFLLKFRLQYRPVQHPAWSMVEPAGLEEVITDAVAGLPHAVRVSARDFLDAGTWSAWSPEAWGTPSTGPLPKEIPAGGKPYTQPKENPQMDSPAPPRPSLLPDPRPLDHRDPLEQMAVLASLGIFSFLGLAAGALALGLWLRLKPDGKDGPQKPGFLAPMIPVDKLPGAPNL, via the exons ATGAGCAGCAGCTGCACAGGGCTGAGCAGGGTCCTGGTGGCCGTGGCTACAGCCCTGGTGTCTGccgcctcctcctgcccccaggcctggggccccCCAG GGGTCCAGTATGGGCAGTCTGGAAGGTCCATGACGCTATGTTGCCCTGGAGTGACTGCTGG GGCCCCGGTGTCCTGGTTTCGGGACGGGGAAACGAGGCTGCTCCAGGGACCCGACTCTGGGCTAGGGCATGAACTGGTCCTAGCCCTGGCAGATAGCACTGACGAGGGTACCTACATCTGCCGGACCCTGGATGGTGCACTTGGGGGCATGGTGACCCTGCAGCTGGGCT ACCCCCCAGCCCGCCCTATTGTCTCCTGCCGAGCAGCCGACTATGAGAACTTCTCCTGCACTTGGAGTCCCAGCCAAGTTAGCGGTTTACCCACCCGTTACCTCACCTCCTACAG GAAGAAGACTGTGCCAGGAGCTGATGGCCAGAG GGTGAGTCCATCCACAGGGCCCTGGCCATGCCCACAGGACCCCCCAGGGGCCACCCGCTGTGTGGTCCATGGGGCAGAGTTCTGGAGCCAGTACCGGATCAATGTGACTGAGGTGAACCCCCTGGGGGCCAGCACACGCCTGCTGGATGTGAGCTTGCAGAGCATCT TGCGTCCTGACCCACCCCAGGGGCTTCGGGTAGAGTCAGTACCTGGCTACCCCCGCCGCCTGCGTGCCAGCTGGATGTACCCTGCCTCCTGGCCCCGCCAGCCCCACTTCTTGCTCAAGTTCCGGCTGCAGTACCGTCCAGTGCAGCATCCTGCCTGGTCCATG GTGGAGCCAGCTGGCTTAGAGGAGGTGATCACAGACGCTGTGGCTGGGCTGCCCCATGCGGTGCGGGTCAGTGCCCGGGACTTTCTGGACGCTGGCACCTGGAGCGCCTGGAGCCCAGAGGCTTGGGGGACTCCGAGCACTG GGCCTCTACCAAAGGAGATACCAGCTGGGGGTAAGCCATACACGCAGCCAAAGGAGAATCCACAGATGGACAGCCCCGCTCCCCCAAGGCCCTCCCTCCTGCCAGACCCAAGGCCACTTG ACCACAGGGACCCCCTGGAACAGATGGCTGTGTTGGCATCTTTGGGAATCTTCTCTTTCCTGGGATTGGCTGCTGGGGCCCTGGCACTGGGGCTCTG GCTGAGACTAAAACCGGATGGGAAGGATGGACCCCAAAAGCCTGGGTTCTTGGCCCCAATGATTCCAGTGGACAAGCTTCCAG GAGCCCCAAACCTGTAG
- the IL11RA gene encoding interleukin-11 receptor subunit alpha isoform X3, whose translation MMSSSCTGLSRVLVAVATALVSAASSCPQAWGPPGVQYGQSGRSMTLCCPGVTAGAPVSWFRDGETRLLQGPDSGLGHELVLALADSTDEDPPARPIVSCRAADYENFSCTWSPSQVSGLPTRYLTSYRKKTVPGADGQRVSPSTGPWPCPQDPPGATRCVVHGAEFWSQYRINVTEVNPLGASTRLLDVSLQSILRPDPPQGLRVESVPGYPRRLRASWMYPASWPRQPHFLLKFRLQYRPVQHPAWSMVEPAGLEEVITDAVAGLPHAVRVSARDFLDAGTWSAWSPEAWGTPSTGPLPKEIPAGGKPYTQPKENPQMDSPAPPRPSLLPDPRPLDHRDPLEQMAVLASLGIFSFLGLAAGALALGLWLRLKPDGKDGPQKPGFLAPMIPVDKLPGAPNL comes from the exons ATG ATGAGCAGCAGCTGCACAGGGCTGAGCAGGGTCCTGGTGGCCGTGGCTACAGCCCTGGTGTCTGccgcctcctcctgcccccaggcctggggccccCCAG GGGTCCAGTATGGGCAGTCTGGAAGGTCCATGACGCTATGTTGCCCTGGAGTGACTGCTGG GGCCCCGGTGTCCTGGTTTCGGGACGGGGAAACGAGGCTGCTCCAGGGACCCGACTCTGGGCTAGGGCATGAACTGGTCCTAGCCCTGGCAGATAGCACTGACGAGG ACCCCCCAGCCCGCCCTATTGTCTCCTGCCGAGCAGCCGACTATGAGAACTTCTCCTGCACTTGGAGTCCCAGCCAAGTTAGCGGTTTACCCACCCGTTACCTCACCTCCTACAG GAAGAAGACTGTGCCAGGAGCTGATGGCCAGAG GGTGAGTCCATCCACAGGGCCCTGGCCATGCCCACAGGACCCCCCAGGGGCCACCCGCTGTGTGGTCCATGGGGCAGAGTTCTGGAGCCAGTACCGGATCAATGTGACTGAGGTGAACCCCCTGGGGGCCAGCACACGCCTGCTGGATGTGAGCTTGCAGAGCATCT TGCGTCCTGACCCACCCCAGGGGCTTCGGGTAGAGTCAGTACCTGGCTACCCCCGCCGCCTGCGTGCCAGCTGGATGTACCCTGCCTCCTGGCCCCGCCAGCCCCACTTCTTGCTCAAGTTCCGGCTGCAGTACCGTCCAGTGCAGCATCCTGCCTGGTCCATG GTGGAGCCAGCTGGCTTAGAGGAGGTGATCACAGACGCTGTGGCTGGGCTGCCCCATGCGGTGCGGGTCAGTGCCCGGGACTTTCTGGACGCTGGCACCTGGAGCGCCTGGAGCCCAGAGGCTTGGGGGACTCCGAGCACTG GGCCTCTACCAAAGGAGATACCAGCTGGGGGTAAGCCATACACGCAGCCAAAGGAGAATCCACAGATGGACAGCCCCGCTCCCCCAAGGCCCTCCCTCCTGCCAGACCCAAGGCCACTTG ACCACAGGGACCCCCTGGAACAGATGGCTGTGTTGGCATCTTTGGGAATCTTCTCTTTCCTGGGATTGGCTGCTGGGGCCCTGGCACTGGGGCTCTG GCTGAGACTAAAACCGGATGGGAAGGATGGACCCCAAAAGCCTGGGTTCTTGGCCCCAATGATTCCAGTGGACAAGCTTCCAG GAGCCCCAAACCTGTAG
- the IL11RA gene encoding interleukin-11 receptor subunit alpha isoform X1, producing MMSSSCTGLSRVLVAVATALVSAASSCPQAWGPPGVQYGQSGRSMTLCCPGVTAGAPVSWFRDGETRLLQGPDSGLGHELVLALADSTDEGTYICRTLDGALGGMVTLQLGYPPARPIVSCRAADYENFSCTWSPSQVSGLPTRYLTSYRKKTVPGADGQRVSPSTGPWPCPQDPPGATRCVVHGAEFWSQYRINVTEVNPLGASTRLLDVSLQSILRPDPPQGLRVESVPGYPRRLRASWMYPASWPRQPHFLLKFRLQYRPVQHPAWSMVEPAGLEEVITDAVAGLPHAVRVSARDFLDAGTWSAWSPEAWGTPSTGPLPKEIPAGGKPYTQPKENPQMDSPAPPRPSLLPDPRPLDHRDPLEQMAVLASLGIFSFLGLAAGALALGLWLRLKPDGKDGPQKPGFLAPMIPVDKLPGAPNL from the exons ATG ATGAGCAGCAGCTGCACAGGGCTGAGCAGGGTCCTGGTGGCCGTGGCTACAGCCCTGGTGTCTGccgcctcctcctgcccccaggcctggggccccCCAG GGGTCCAGTATGGGCAGTCTGGAAGGTCCATGACGCTATGTTGCCCTGGAGTGACTGCTGG GGCCCCGGTGTCCTGGTTTCGGGACGGGGAAACGAGGCTGCTCCAGGGACCCGACTCTGGGCTAGGGCATGAACTGGTCCTAGCCCTGGCAGATAGCACTGACGAGGGTACCTACATCTGCCGGACCCTGGATGGTGCACTTGGGGGCATGGTGACCCTGCAGCTGGGCT ACCCCCCAGCCCGCCCTATTGTCTCCTGCCGAGCAGCCGACTATGAGAACTTCTCCTGCACTTGGAGTCCCAGCCAAGTTAGCGGTTTACCCACCCGTTACCTCACCTCCTACAG GAAGAAGACTGTGCCAGGAGCTGATGGCCAGAG GGTGAGTCCATCCACAGGGCCCTGGCCATGCCCACAGGACCCCCCAGGGGCCACCCGCTGTGTGGTCCATGGGGCAGAGTTCTGGAGCCAGTACCGGATCAATGTGACTGAGGTGAACCCCCTGGGGGCCAGCACACGCCTGCTGGATGTGAGCTTGCAGAGCATCT TGCGTCCTGACCCACCCCAGGGGCTTCGGGTAGAGTCAGTACCTGGCTACCCCCGCCGCCTGCGTGCCAGCTGGATGTACCCTGCCTCCTGGCCCCGCCAGCCCCACTTCTTGCTCAAGTTCCGGCTGCAGTACCGTCCAGTGCAGCATCCTGCCTGGTCCATG GTGGAGCCAGCTGGCTTAGAGGAGGTGATCACAGACGCTGTGGCTGGGCTGCCCCATGCGGTGCGGGTCAGTGCCCGGGACTTTCTGGACGCTGGCACCTGGAGCGCCTGGAGCCCAGAGGCTTGGGGGACTCCGAGCACTG GGCCTCTACCAAAGGAGATACCAGCTGGGGGTAAGCCATACACGCAGCCAAAGGAGAATCCACAGATGGACAGCCCCGCTCCCCCAAGGCCCTCCCTCCTGCCAGACCCAAGGCCACTTG ACCACAGGGACCCCCTGGAACAGATGGCTGTGTTGGCATCTTTGGGAATCTTCTCTTTCCTGGGATTGGCTGCTGGGGCCCTGGCACTGGGGCTCTG GCTGAGACTAAAACCGGATGGGAAGGATGGACCCCAAAAGCCTGGGTTCTTGGCCCCAATGATTCCAGTGGACAAGCTTCCAG GAGCCCCAAACCTGTAG